ATCTCGGCCACGCGCACGGTGGCGGAGTCGGCGTTGACGATCATGTCGAACGTCAGGTCGGACTCGCCCGCCGCGGAGAGCAGCTTCTTGGCCTCGTCGGGGTTGAACTCCGACTTGACCGACTCCGGCGGAGCGGCCCAGTAGTCGCTCGGCAGGGCGCCGTTCGCGACCGAGCCGCGACCGAAGTAGGCGCTCTTGAGCAGCGCCTCGCGGTCGATGGCCAGGCTCAGGGCCTTGCGCACCTGCGGATCACCGAGCTCCTCGGAGTCGCGGTTCAGGTACACTTGGTTGACGTTCACGCGCGGGGTGTCGCTGACCGCGACGTTCGAGGCCTTCTCGAGGCCGTCGGCGTCCGACGGCGACACGTCCATCACCACGTCCTGCTGGCCCGAGCGCAACGAGGTCACGCGGGTCTTCGGGTCGGGGATGATGTTGAAGTTGATCGCGGAGACGCGCTCGGCGTCCTTGTCCCAGTAGTCGGCGTAGCGCTTCACCTTGATGACCGAGCCGCGCTTCCACTCGACGAACTCCCAGCCGCCGGCGCCCACGGGCTTGGTGCTGAGGTCGCCACCGGCCGCCTCGGCCGCCTTGGGCGAGACCATCATGCCGGCGCGGTCGGCGAGCACGAGCAGCAGCGAGGCGTCGGGACCGTTGAGCTTGTAGGTCACCGTGTACTCGTCGTCGGCCGTGACCGAGTCGACCGACGCGAGGTCGGCCTGGATGTTCGAGCCCTCGCCCTTGGCGCGCTCGAAGTTGTAGACGACCGCCTCGGCGTTGAAAGGCTCGCCGTCGTGGAACTTCACGCCCTCACGCAGCTTCAGCGTCAGCTCGGTCGGCGACTTCTGCTCCCACGACTCGGCCAGTCCCGGCTGGGCCTCGAGGCCCTTGTCGTAGGAGATCAGCGTGTCGTACAGCGGGTAGATCAGGACGTGGTCCGTGCCCGCGTTGCCGCGGATCGGATCGAGCGAGGACGCGTCGGAGACGGCCGCCACGCGCAGTGCGCGGTCGGAGTCGCCTGACTCGCCCCCGCCGCCGCCACAGGCGGCCACGACGGAGAGGAGGAGCGCCGCGGCGATCGCGCCTCCACGGAATCGAATCTTCATGATGCCTGCCCTTCGTTCCACTGCTGACGCAGCTTGTACTTCTCGATCTTGTTGGTCGGGGTCCGGGGGATCTGGCCCACCGGGATCACGTCACGGGGCCGCATGAACTTCGGCATCGTGTCGAGACAGTGCTGTTCGATCGCGGCGCGATCGAACGTGTGGCCGTCGGCCACCTCCACGAAGGCGATGACGTCGTCCTCGTCGCCGTCCGCGCTGGGCACCGCGATCACCGCGGCCAGCGCGAGGGACGGATGCTTGAGCAGCATCTCCTCGATGTGGAATCCCGAGATGTTCTCGCCCCGGACGCGGATCCGGTCCCCCATCCGGTCGATGTAGGCGAAGACCCCGTCCTCGTCGCGGACGGCGGCGTCGCCGGTGTGGAACCAGAGGTTCCGCCAGGCCTTCACCGTGGCCTCGGGCTTGGCGAGGTACTCCTCGTGGATCAGCGAGGGGACGCGCGGGCGCATCGCCAGCTGGCCGACGACACCGTCGGGGCAGACGCGGTCGCGGTCGTCGAGGATCGCCACCTCGAGGAAGGGCGTGGGCTTGCCCATGATCCCCTTCGGCATCGGGTCCGTGCCCCGCAGGACGAGCAGCCCGTGCTCCTCGAAGATCTCGCGCAGCCGATCGTGCGGGAGCCCGCGGTACAGGTCGGCCGGGGTGCCCTCCCCGGGCTCGGTCTGCTCGGTCAGGGTGACGAGCGGGTTGCCGGACTCGGACTGCCCGAACCCCGACGTCACGAAGTCGATGCCGAACCGCTCGGCGAACTCGTGGTGGTTCGCCGGCAGCGGCTGCAGGTGCACCTTGTTCAGGGGGTTGCGGCGGTCCTCCTCCCGCGGCTCGGCGTTGAGCAGCCACGGCGTCATGACGTCCAGCAGGACGGCGGTGGTGCAGCCGGTCTCGGTGATCCGCCGCCAGAAGTCGTTGGGGCTGAACCGGTCCCACAGGCTGACCGAGGCGCCGGTCCAGAGGGCACGCACGACGTTGAAGTGCGCTCCGCCGACGTGGTACATCGGCAGGTCGTTGTAGACCACGTCCTCCGGGGTCATCATGGTGCGCGCGACCCACGTGTAGCCGTTGACCCACCGGTGCGACTGGACGACGCCCTTCGACGGGCCCGTCGTGCCGGAGGTGTAGATGACGTTGGCCGGATCGTCGAACTCGACCCGCACGTCAGGGCGCTCGGCCGGCTGAACGAGCTTGCCGAACTCGCCCTCGTGCAGGCCGTCGATGACGATCACCTGCGGCGAGCACTCGAGCCGGTCCTCGATGTCGAGGATCCGCTGGTGCATGGCACG
This genomic interval from Aeromicrobium choanae contains the following:
- a CDS encoding ABC transporter substrate-binding protein, producing MKIRFRGGAIAAALLLSVVAACGGGGGESGDSDRALRVAAVSDASSLDPIRGNAGTDHVLIYPLYDTLISYDKGLEAQPGLAESWEQKSPTELTLKLREGVKFHDGEPFNAEAVVYNFERAKGEGSNIQADLASVDSVTADDEYTVTYKLNGPDASLLLVLADRAGMMVSPKAAEAAGGDLSTKPVGAGGWEFVEWKRGSVIKVKRYADYWDKDAERVSAINFNIIPDPKTRVTSLRSGQQDVVMDVSPSDADGLEKASNVAVSDTPRVNVNQVYLNRDSEELGDPQVRKALSLAIDREALLKSAYFGRGSVANGALPSDYWAAPPESVKSEFNPDEAKKLLSAAGESDLTFDMIVNADSATVRVAEILKEQWSDVGVTVNIKPLEIVQGTSDYFNDRKSPAYLSQWTGRPDPAMTYRLLFSADGYFNTSDQWTPGLEKALEKADVSTEPAERKPGLDEAAEAVFADTSFFPLVFGNSIVGLSEDVDGFEGNLLGKPKFIGVTLG
- a CDS encoding class I adenylate-forming enzyme family protein, whose protein sequence is MGDTVTAAELEELLECDFATAVDALDHHVAATGDRRAIVYGETGETLTYAELGRTTDHVAGNLVALGVEPGSRVSILTTHPLVSTLAMYGLWKAGAVYAPVNFQYAGDLLAYQLNDTRPTALLVDRAMHQRILDIEDRLECSPQVIVIDGLHEGEFGKLVQPAERPDVRVEFDDPANVIYTSGTTGPSKGVVQSHRWVNGYTWVARTMMTPEDVVYNDLPMYHVGGAHFNVVRALWTGASVSLWDRFSPNDFWRRITETGCTTAVLLDVMTPWLLNAEPREEDRRNPLNKVHLQPLPANHHEFAERFGIDFVTSGFGQSESGNPLVTLTEQTEPGEGTPADLYRGLPHDRLREIFEEHGLLVLRGTDPMPKGIMGKPTPFLEVAILDDRDRVCPDGVVGQLAMRPRVPSLIHEEYLAKPEATVKAWRNLWFHTGDAAVRDEDGVFAYIDRMGDRIRVRGENISGFHIEEMLLKHPSLALAAVIAVPSADGDEDDVIAFVEVADGHTFDRAAIEQHCLDTMPKFMRPRDVIPVGQIPRTPTNKIEKYKLRQQWNEGQAS